Within the Salvia hispanica cultivar TCC Black 2014 chromosome 4, UniMelb_Shisp_WGS_1.0, whole genome shotgun sequence genome, the region GGGGTCATAGATTGCAAAGATAGAAGAGAAACAATCAGAATTAGTGGAGTTGTCAAGTCACGCCTTCGGCGCGCCACGTAGGATAAGTTTGTGTCGGAAATCTATTGGGTCAGGTCGGATGTAAAATTTACACAGTCTaataaagttcatgacttttcatgccatatataaagttaaaaaaaaaattaaactattttgaTATGCTTAAAACCAAACTAATTACTGTTTTACATTGATTATCATTTAACGACACACATACtgtaaataaaaagtaaaaaatgccTTTCTATGACTATAATCATTTACCATAAGAATACCTGATGTTCCACTTCCACCGCatgcttttgttttattttttccaataCTAACCTAATAAAACTATACCTAATCTTTCCACCAAAtgctattttatattttttccaatACAAGCGTAAAACTATTTAGGGTCCACTAACAATAGTCAAGAATCAAGATGGTTCTGTTTTCTCACTTCTTTCAATAagttctttatttttaaaatttttccaCAGGTcgaattttgttaaatattcgatttaatttcataaaaaattaaaattattctctttccTGAGTTGTTTTTTACGCGTGTATTGTAAACAGTGTGGTTGAAGTGTCAAGCCATATTAAAGTTGCCAAGCCAAAAAACATTAATCAACCCACCCTTTGAAAGCCAAAATGAGACACCACAACATTGAGTAATGGTCCCAAAATGAGTGGACTTAAATAGGTTTTTCATTCTAGTTTCACACACTCTCACAAACAAGTGTATGTCTTGAACCTCATGAATCACATCTTCTTGCAGCCTTTTGCTTCATTGGCCTCACTCTTAGTGTGTTTTTTCAAGTGCAGAAAACAAAGGCTGAACGACGACCTTCTCCGACATGCTTGCTTCTCTGTCTCTGGTCCCCTAATCTCACCCAAGACAAGTCCTTGTTTGCACCAACTCAAAACGTGtaaactttgatttttttcttttataacttGTCTTCGTGTTATCTTGGCTTTTCTTTTCCCCAAATCTCATTAACTCAGTGTGCCTTTTCGAATGAGTTTAACATTATGCTTCTATATAGCATTATTAGGTACTATATAACGACCAACAAGAATTATTCAATACTAACAATATAGTGGGAGTATATGTTAAATAGTACTCTAGTAATATGAATGTCTTAAAGTGTGAAATAGTTGTTAAGTATGTTTGTTacaacataaaatatcaagTCAGGATGGCCGAGTGGTCTAAGGCGCCAGACTCAAGTTCTGGTCCTCTTACGAGGGCGTGGGTTCAAATCCCACTtctgacattttttttattttgcattttctttttgtttatgaCTTTTTTTCCGTGTCCAACCAAAATGTGAATGAATATGTGTACATTTGAGTAGCAGTAGGAATTGTAGTAATTGAAAAGTTTacataaaatactactcctctaaaagagagaaaaggaaaacaaacaAGTTGAAAATGCGAAGTTGGAAggataaatattagtacttcGGTAAGTTAACTTTGAAAGATAGTAACAAAAACAGAGCATGTGTTctatactataaataattacaatCTATAAAGTTAATAATGGTTGGGCCAAGTATAAGCTTTGCACATATGCTGCCAAATTTTCTAGAGTTCTAGACTATCCCATacccaaaattaaatacaagaGATTGCTTATCCGAATAAAATGCATGCAAGTGAAATGACACACATATTTCCTTCTACACAATAAACAGTTACATTAGTgttataagtatattttaaataactaATACTAATTCATATGTTAATGACCTGAAGGTCTATTACGTTAATCTTAGAGCATGCTGAATTAAGTCGGATTTTGAAGCTTCGAGTCACTATACTTAATTATCGCACTCCCAAATCAAAAATCTTGGATACTCTACTGCCGCTACCAACAAACTTGACAGAAGTTATGAATATCAACCAAACAATGCTCCTAAAGAAGCTTGTGGGAATAGAAAGATTTGTTGCGTGTAAAAATTAAACAGTACTATGCTTCTCTCTTTCATATTCACGCCTATCTATAGGTTCTAAGGATGACTTGAAAATGTGATTTCAACAGTTCAAAGGTCAATGGGTAATTTATTCctcaaaaaatcaataataagtTAATCCTCGAAAACTCGATGGtgtaaatttttgaaatgcGAACTACTATCTTACAATAAAAGCTGAAAAATTCGAACTAAATTTGCAACATTTTCTTCGTCACgatttgctttattttgttatgtggAGTAAAATTAGGGCACAATTAAGCCAACATGAGTGAGAAAATGATGTAATAACATTTAGCTAGGACAAGTAGGATGTATTGGAGGGGTTGGTCCCCCTATCTTATTCGTGGCTAGTTTTTAAATACACATGAAACATCAAATCTTAATTAGTAGCTGTCCTGCCCTAATTCCATACATACGGTTGCAATGAAAGACAATAAAATTTAGACCATATAATATGcatacaaaatttaaagtaaTGGTATTGTATTGGCATATCATGTCTGCATGGACCCCGCTTAGCTAATTGTCTTTCGTTGTTTTTCTTTCAACccaattatattaattacgTTTGTATTGGCTGAGGATTTAGAAATCATTAGTCTATCACTATGgcctactactaattaattctttaatcATAGTTAtcccattttttctcttattacTCTAAGCTAGCAATGAACcaagaattaattatattaatttcttattagaTCGCTACGCATTTCAAACTAATTTGATGATTAAGGAGAcccatttttcattaaaactgAAACATGTGACCCCTCTCACCATATATAAATTGCAATATCAACATAGAAAATGCCAATTAGTTATCCTATCTGATAAGAAACTCTTCCCTTCttttcaaaaatcacaaatgaTGATATCCTTCTCCAAAACCATCTCAATTATTTCCGATTCAACAAATGGAAagcaaaatatatactccatattctaCTACTGTTAATAGTATTCACAATcgcataataaaataaaattaggatcGACAATATATCAATCTCTCGAATCCCTAATTCTCAATGCATGCATTATCTTAATCCTTGCACAATTCTCCttatttttctgaaaaaaaagaaaaaaaaaacattaatatgATAACGATAAATTGGAGACATGATAACAAATCttgagaaaaaaacaaacctATTGATTTTTTGCAATAGAGAATAGCTTCCGTGATTGAGTTGTCATCTACATCACAACTAGAGCGGCATGGGCTCATTGAAGTCGGACTCTTGTCTATTTTCAGACAACAAAATTCATCACCATAATCAAAATCACCAAAATTCATCACCTTCCGTTGAAGATCATCGACTCGGCTTCTCTTCCTCGAGCAACGTAGTCTCTTATGCACGTACCATAACCACTTGTGCAAAGATCTCCGCCACTTGGCGAGGATGTAATAACGGTTTCTGCCGGGAACGGAGGCTGCCTCCGTTCCCGGTGATTTTCCCGTGGCATACACAGGCATGATTTGCCCGTCCGAGAATATGTCGCCCGCATTCACAAATTTGGGAGATGTAGGGACGATGAAGCGGAAGTTGTCGTCGTATTCGATTTGTCTGAGGTtgggaggtggtggtggtggtgtgtGTGTAAGCCAGCTGTAGGAGAAGCTCTCTGTGGCTAATGAGTTCTCCATTAATGGAAGCTTGATTTGTTTGAAGGGATTTGAATGATCAAAATGAGACAGGGTCGTGAGGGAGTGATATTGGTATATATAGTGAGTTGAACAACACCACATGGCATGttgatttggattttttgctatttttatcGACATTTGACAAAGAGATATTGTCCATGTCagtaaattaatatttggaaGTTAATAAAGTATGTAGGCAGGGTCAAGATTATGATGCGCCTAGAAAGGAAATCGAGCCTTGCTAAATGaggtaattaaattacatCATTTGTGCATGGGGTTTTATTAGAAATTGAATATGCCTTTCTTAGTTATAGAGTTATAGTATTATACTTTTTTGGtgtgataaaaaaagtaatatacTTTTTTGTTCCAACTCAATGAAGCATACCTCTATGGATTCTATAcgtgattttcaaaattggcATTAGAATTATGGTCaagtaggaaaaaaaaacgCGACATAATATATGCTATAATTAAgagttgattaattaatactactatatcatGAGATATGTATTACGTTTATCATTAAGTACtagttgaaatttataaatgtatatCAGAGCTGGCTGCAAGAAGAACTTTCAACTTAAacaatactaatatattttgtgatcacacaaaaataattgatggGGCATGGAGAAGATATTTGAATGAGGAGATAGGTGGATATAtgaattactattattaaagCCCATTTATAAAACATTAGTAAAACTAAAGGGCCATCCATGTCtatcataaaacaaattaagtaCTATCATTTCCAGGAGGTTTTATGGGAAGAAAGATACTGTCCGAATAAGTCAAGGACCATGCTCCAGCCAATGGATTTCTGTGCCTTAAAAAATATCAGAAGCTGCCATTTACATGCTGCCAAGAATTCACCTCCTTTAATTAAACAAGGTTTTACAGCT harbors:
- the LOC125224548 gene encoding uncharacterized protein LOC125224548, giving the protein MENSLATESFSYSWLTHTPPPPPPNLRQIEYDDNFRFIVPTSPKFVNAGDIFSDGQIMPVYATGKSPGTEAASVPGRNRYYILAKWRRSLHKWLWYVHKRLRCSRKRSRVDDLQRKVMNFGDFDYGDEFCCLKIDKSPTSMSPCRSSCDVDDNSITEAILYCKKSIEK